In the genome of Vicinamibacteria bacterium, the window CAGAGCAGCAACCTGCACGGTCGCCCTTGCTGGTGGATCGGTCGAAAAGACCTGGTGGTAAACCTCGTTGAATTTGGCGAAGTCATCGAAGCTCGTGATGTACACGGTCACGGACGTGACGTCATGAAAGCCCATGTCAGCCGCCTCGAGGACTTCGCCCACATTGGCGAGCGCGCGGCGCGTTTCGGCTTCGATACCACCGGGAACGATGTTGTTGGCGTCATCCTCTCCAATGGTGCCCGCAAGATAGAGAGTGTTGCCGACAAGGATCCCGGGGCTATAGGGAAGACCTCCCGTGGCCGGACCTGCTTGAATCACGCGGCGTGCCCCTCGGTGTTCCGAGCTCGATCTCCCAGCTTGCAATCTTAGCGTCGGCACGATTCCGGCGAGAACAACCGCGAATCCTGCTAGCGCGATGCAAAGAGAACGACCACCTACCATTCGTTGCCTCCTCTCGAATCCTTGGGATCCAATAAAGACGGGCGCGCCGGATCTGACGCGGGCTGTTATGCCGCCAGGCCGCATCGTTCAACTCCCAATGAAGCGTCAATGCCTGAACTGCTCGAGGATTCCCGCGTCGACCCAGTACACATTCCCACCGGTGGCTGTCTCCCACGAACCGCCGTACAGCCTGGAAAAGAAGAGGTACTTCCCGTCCGGTGTGACCATCGGACAGAACTCGTGCGCGTCGGTGTTGATCACGTCTCCGAGGT includes:
- a CDS encoding RidA family protein, with translation MIQAGPATGGLPYSPGILVGNTLYLAGTIGEDDANNIVPGGIEAETRRALANVGEVLEAADMGFHDVTSVTVYITSFDDFAKFNEVYHQVFSTDPPARATVQVAALVGGAKVELQMIAVKPDR